In the genome of Kwoniella shivajii chromosome 5, complete sequence, one region contains:
- a CDS encoding RING-box protein 1a, translated as MDVDTPTPTAASSVIKASDDKKARFEVKKWNAVALWAWDIVVDNCAICRNHIMDLCIECQANQGADNEGCTVAWGICNHAFHFHCISRWLKTRHVCPLDNRQWELQKYGR; from the exons ATGGACGTAGACACCCCTACACCCACAGCTGCTTCAAGCGTAATCAAAGCTTCTGATGACAAGAAAGCTAGATtcgaggtgaagaag TGGAACGCTGTTGCACTTTGGGCATGGG ACATTGTCGTCGATAACTGCGCTATCTGCAGAAATCACATCATGGATCTCT GTATTGAATGTCAAGCCAATCAAGGAGCGgataatgaag GGTGTACCGTCGCTTGGGGTATCTGTAAC CACGcattccacttccactgtATCTCTCGATGGCTAAAGACCCGTCATG TGTGTCCTCTTGACAA TCGACAATGGGAACTTCAAAAGTACGGTCGATGA